The Mucilaginibacter rubeus genomic interval GACATAATCCTGGGCGTCGGCTACAGGCCTGGCCCGGGTCATGAAAAAAAGCAGGTTTTGTGGCTTCGTAACATCCGCGGTGTTCACCAGGGCGAACAATGGTACTTTCGGCCCCAGGTATACCACGGGTCGCCCCGCCGCGCGTAACAAATAACTGGCCAGCAGCAAGCCAATGTCATGGTCTTCATCTTCGGGTAGAAAGAGTAACCATCCTGGGCCGGCTTCACCGACAACGGGGTTTAAGCTATCTATGGCCGCAAGCAGCTTTTGCCGGATGATCGCTGACAGGAAATGCTCCTGTGAGGGGCAAAGCGATTCGTTCAGCCACATCAGCCCCATGCGCACCAGGATAGGGTAGATCACGTGTTTATAGGTTCCCTGCACCCCATTGACCTGGAAGGAGTCAGAGATCAGTTCATTGATCCCGACTTCGTTATAAACCAGGCTTTGGTTAACGATCTGCAGGATGAAATATTCAAAGCGGTGTTCTTCCAGCAAGGCGCTTCCCATCTGCTCCAACAACAGGGCTGACATATCATCCTTGTTCAGCGCGCAGGCCCGCGATATTTTATGCCCGGCATGGTAAAGGCCCGCAATACATAAGAGCCGTTTAAGCTGCTCATCATCATAGTACCGTGTGTTGCCTTCCGTACGGGAGGGCTTCAAGGCCCCGTAACGCCGCTCCCAGATCCGGATATTATGAACGGATATCCCGGAAAGCTGTGCCAGGTCGGATATCGAATATTTCATTTTGTCTAAATATTTTATATATAAATTTAGACAAATAAATCATTTGATCCCAAATTGTTTTAACGAAAAAAAATATATTCTATCCGCACACCTTTGACGAGAAGCAGTCGTCCGGAGCCTTCAACTCCTGCAGGCAGACCACGTCGGGCTTCGCCTCCGAAAGCCAGTGCAGCAGGTTCGGTAAACGTCCGTTGATGCCGTTGATATTATACGTGGCGATCTTCAAAGGTTCAGCTTAAGCTTCCGGGGTTTAAGGGCAGGTCTTCGGGTGGATTGGCATTTTCAGGGAAATCATCCTGTAAAGCCTGTTGCTTTTGTTGTTCTTCCGGCGACCGGTAATTCGAAATAAATTCTACTAATGCTACCTGTTCGTAATAGGACAGGAGGCTGCCTTCATACTTCCATTCAGTCGCAGAAAGATTTATTTTCCCGAGATAATCCGGGTTCCGGTCATCAGGAAGGTCATCGGCCTGTGCTTCGCTTTCCGCGGGCTCGGTGAATAGATGCGTTTCGTCCCCAAAAGCGTCTTTGTAAATTTTGAAAAGGCCGGTAGGATGCAGCTTTCCCTGGGCGTCCTTATGCAGCGCGGGCTCAATGATCACATAACGGTCAGTCCCGTCTGCGAGGGGAATATGGGTTTGTACTGGGTTAATCATGTTAAGCTTGTTTTTTACTTTGCAAACTGTTCATCAGTTGTTCGTAAAGATCGTCGTTTTTGGAAGCTTTCGGTTTCAGTTTCTTGATCGTAGGACGCTTGCCTTTTGCTTTGGCTTCGATGATCTTCAATAACTCGGTATGGTACTCATCTTTATATTTCGAAAGGTCGAGCTTTTCGGCATACTGGTTGATCAGCGCCAGCCCCATGTCCAGTTCTTTCTTGGTCACCTCGATCTTATCATCCAGGTTTAATTCGCTCTGATCTCGGATCTGCTGCTGGAAACGGATACGTGTGATCACGATATCTTTTTCTACCGGGTGCACGATGCACAAACTCTCGGTGCTGCGCAGTACAAAACGGGCCAGTCCCGCCTTCTTGGATTTTTTCAGTGCCTCCAGTAACAGTGCATACGCTTTGTTCTTTTTGGTAGCAGGTTCCGTGTAATAGGACGATTCATAATACATCGGGTTAACCGAATCAATATCGACAAAGCTTTCGATCTCGATCACCTTGCTTTTTTCAGGCGCCGCCGCCTGGAAGTCGGCATCTTCAACGATCACGTAATCATCGTCATATTTATAACCTTTTACGATCTTATCGTAAGGTACTTCTTTTTTAGTATGCTCGTTTACCCGCATGAACTTGATGTTGGCATGATCGCGGCTGTCCAGCATGTCCAGGTCGAGCGAGGAAGCCTGCACCGCTGAAAACAATTTAATGGGAATGCTCACCAGCCCGAAACCTATCGAGCCTGTCCAGATTGATCTCATGACTTTAGTTTTTTAATGTTATCATTAATGCCGTAAGGGTGGTGCGACTCGATCTCTTCTGCCAGCAGGTGAAGCATCGCTTCGTCCAGACCGTTTGGGTTCTGACAAATATGAAGGAACTGGTGTTCGTCCGCCTCGAAGCTGGCCACAAATTTGCCGTCCTCGAAAACTTTGAATTTGCAGTTCTCCCCGTCATGGTGCAGGTATTCGCCCACTTCGAAATGCCGTACTTCTTTATTCTTACCGATGGTGATCTGATAGTTTTCCATAAAGAATTATCTTCTTAAGCGGCTGTTTTCAGCTGTTCAATATCGGTGACCCGGTCTAAAAGCATATAGGCGCTGGTATGTTCGATCTTTTCTAAAACAGCGCGGACAACCGGATCGGTTATATTGGAGGATCCCGTGTAAGACCAGGTATGGCTGTTCTCCCTCCGGGCAAGAATAATTTCACTGCCTTCCCGGATTAAAAAATACAACTCATTGTGATCGACAAGCGTGGTTACCTCGAACTCATGCTTCTGATGCTGGAATGTGGCCTGTAATAACATAGTGATGATGATTGGTGTGAATCAAAAACATACTAATAATGTGCCATAGTTTTTGGGCCGGGTGTACTGCTTAAATATTTGAAATTTAATGACATCATAATTGGTCAGGCCGCCCACATTTGCCTACACGAGTGATCAATCCCATTTCTAAAGATCTTCTATTGGTGCACGGGCACGGCAATTGTTATGATGCTATTACGGTGATCAATAGTCGCTTACCGATAATGAAGGCATTAACGTTTAATAATTTGTGCTTTTTTCAGCAGATGGAATTGGTGTTAAAAGGAACCAGGCTTGCAATGCGGCATTCCGGGCCGTATTATATTTACCTGTATAATGTACGGGAATTGTATGTTGAAGTATTTTATGACGCCGGTACCGATATCATAGAGTTCATCAAAGCGTTTACCGATACGAAGCAGCTTTCTCCCTATATAGAAGAAATATTCATTTCTTCGGGATCATAAAATCTCTTTCCTGCGTAGGTGACCACACGCAGCAATGGATATCGGCCTCCCGCTTTCTTTTCTTGGTATGTTTGGTCACACTTTTGAAAACGGCTTCGTAAAAAGGCTGGAAAGCCTGCCCTTCCGGCACCATGAAAAACACTTTATCGTCTTTAACTATGATGAGTTCGCCTGTATCCGGCATTTCCCGCTTCAAAAAAAGCGCCACCCTGTTTAAATAATCTGTATTCATCAGTTTGAAATCAAATAACTACCCGGAAAGTCAGGTTGACCCTTGCCTTCATCGGCTGAACGGACTTGGCTATCCGGTGTTCCCAATG includes:
- a CDS encoding MerR family transcriptional regulator encodes the protein MKYSISDLAQLSGISVHNIRIWERRYGALKPSRTEGNTRYYDDEQLKRLLCIAGLYHAGHKISRACALNKDDMSALLLEQMGSALLEEHRFEYFILQIVNQSLVYNEVGINELISDSFQVNGVQGTYKHVIYPILVRMGLMWLNESLCPSQEHFLSAIIRQKLLAAIDSLNPVVGEAGPGWLLFLPEDEDHDIGLLLASYLLRAAGRPVVYLGPKVPLFALVNTADVTKPQNLLFFMTRARPVADAQDYVDLLSAQFPAANILLSGNIKVLGSLDYPPGVTWLRSLADFESLIANPTEMPKP
- a CDS encoding Ku protein, with the protein product MRSIWTGSIGFGLVSIPIKLFSAVQASSLDLDMLDSRDHANIKFMRVNEHTKKEVPYDKIVKGYKYDDDYVIVEDADFQAAAPEKSKVIEIESFVDIDSVNPMYYESSYYTEPATKKNKAYALLLEALKKSKKAGLARFVLRSTESLCIVHPVEKDIVITRIRFQQQIRDQSELNLDDKIEVTKKELDMGLALINQYAEKLDLSKYKDEYHTELLKIIEAKAKGKRPTIKKLKPKASKNDDLYEQLMNSLQSKKQA